One genomic window of Moorella glycerini includes the following:
- a CDS encoding nucleotidyltransferase family protein, with product MESMDFMIVRREILAEDRALAERRRAEALARARKVAAWLKEKYDVDGVYLFGSLAWGGFNSHSDIDLLVKGFKDKNRYWQMQVEAENIAEPFDLNLLCEEEVPESLRRKVAEKGVKLA from the coding sequence ATGGAGTCCATGGATTTTATGATTGTGCGCCGGGAAATTTTGGCTGAAGACCGGGCCCTGGCCGAGCGGCGGCGGGCGGAGGCCCTGGCCAGGGCCCGGAAGGTGGCTGCATGGCTGAAAGAAAAATATGACGTTGATGGGGTATATTTATTCGGTTCCCTGGCCTGGGGCGGCTTTAACAGCCATTCCGACATCGATCTGCTGGTAAAGGGTTTTAAAGATAAGAATCGCTACTGGCAAATGCAGGTTGAGGCGGAAAACATAGCCGAACCCTTTGATTTGAACCTGCTTTGTGAGGAAGAGGTACCAGAATCCCTGCGCCGGAAAGTTGCTGAAAAGGGGGTGAAATTGGCATGA
- a CDS encoding 5'-methylthioadenosine/S-adenosylhomocysteine nucleosidase, with protein sequence MTKKYFFLVFALFFFIALGGANAGATDIDARPLVVQGAMDLEIQELVKALDKPKEITFGSWTFWQGTIDNLPVVVSRTEVGITNAAAATLLAIEKFQPWAIINQGTSGGHDPSLHRFDIVLGEKAINYGKFKSNHRDYGQGTNPLEWIPEDVKLNLDGKRISFHGFEGDPELLKIAESVASSYQYGRVVKGIIGTADEWNRELDRIKWAHERLGTSVEEMETASAAQVARAYNIPFLGIRILSNSDPKMKTGILRQGPIARNMSCKSLKP encoded by the coding sequence ATGACCAAAAAGTATTTTTTCCTCGTGTTTGCGTTGTTCTTCTTTATAGCCCTGGGTGGGGCAAATGCGGGAGCGACAGACATCGATGCCCGACCGCTTGTAGTCCAGGGAGCGATGGATTTGGAGATACAAGAACTGGTGAAAGCATTGGATAAACCCAAAGAAATAACCTTTGGTAGCTGGACTTTTTGGCAAGGAACGATTGACAACCTTCCAGTTGTTGTCTCCCGTACAGAAGTAGGTATTACCAACGCCGCCGCTGCTACACTCTTGGCTATTGAGAAGTTTCAGCCCTGGGCGATAATCAACCAGGGAACCTCAGGGGGCCATGACCCTTCTTTACACCGTTTTGATATTGTCTTAGGAGAGAAGGCCATTAATTACGGAAAGTTCAAGTCCAACCACCGGGATTATGGTCAGGGCACTAATCCTCTGGAGTGGATACCAGAAGATGTAAAGTTGAATTTGGATGGCAAGAGAATAAGTTTTCACGGCTTTGAGGGCGACCCGGAATTATTGAAGATAGCCGAAAGTGTAGCCAGTAGCTATCAATATGGTCGGGTTGTCAAGGGAATAATTGGCACGGCAGATGAATGGAACCGGGAATTAGACCGGATAAAATGGGCGCATGAACGACTTGGTACTTCCGTAGAAGAAATGGAAACAGCTTCGGCGGCTCAAGTGGCCCGGGCATACAATATACCTTTTCTTGGTATTCGCATCTTATCCAATAGCGACCCCAAAATGAAAACTGGGATCCTAAGGCAGGGGCCTATTGCCAGGAATATGTCTTGCAAGTCATTAAAGCCATAG
- a CDS encoding stalk domain-containing protein, translating to MQVIKAIAKAKKLQDLTPYFKVFIDGSEVDLKHTPFAINDVVYLPVREVFTRMGGTVAWDNEQRLARIKLGDKDIVIKATSEGLLRDSILYMPVPMIAQSTDYHLILNDYEVRLYR from the coding sequence TTGCAAGTCATTAAAGCCATAGCAAAAGCAAAGAAGTTGCAGGATTTAACTCCTTACTTCAAAGTTTTCATTGACGGTTCCGAGGTTGATTTAAAACATACTCCCTTTGCCATCAATGACGTTGTATACCTGCCTGTCAGAGAAGTTTTCACCAGAATGGGCGGAACAGTTGCTTGGGATAATGAACAACGCTTAGCTCGGATTAAATTAGGAGATAAAGATATAGTTATTAAAGCAACGAGTGAGGGCTTGTTGCGAGATAGCATCCTATATATGCCGGTTCCCATGATAGCTCAGTCAACTGATTACCATCTGATACTTAATGACTATGAAGTACGCCTTTACCGATAA
- a CDS encoding ROK family transcriptional regulator encodes MKTRRGPADLKLLQEMNRAQVLETIRAYGPIARVDIARKTHLSPTTVASLVGDLIADGWVRSVGEGQSRGGRKPTLLEFNARAGYIVAIDVTDSFLTIALTDLNARELEQEQYIPHRLTGDALAELISEAAGNLLNAGAARELPVVGIGVSTPGLVDAGAGVVRYSLKLNWIDLPLGPMLAERFHFPVYVENDTNAAAMGEKWFGAGRPFENMVYVTVGSGVGAGLILNGRIFRGFTGSAGELGHMSIDKGGERCECGNIGCLENLVAWPAIWARVTKAVKRGVPTVITEIVDNIDQVTPEILNKAARAGDQLAVNALAEAGVSLGIGLANLVNLLNPEAIILGGELIGKDSFMFQHVQKTMATHGLRVPGAAVRLIPHQLGEKARLFGVAGIVLHNLLATRFWSSSTGPSADPHFSGRQPVIRRR; translated from the coding sequence ATGAAGACAAGACGGGGACCGGCAGACCTGAAGTTGTTGCAGGAAATGAACCGGGCGCAGGTGCTGGAAACCATCCGCGCCTATGGCCCCATTGCGCGGGTGGACATCGCCCGCAAAACGCACCTCAGCCCGACCACCGTCGCTTCCCTGGTGGGCGATCTTATCGCCGATGGCTGGGTCAGGAGCGTGGGTGAGGGCCAGTCCCGGGGTGGACGCAAACCGACCCTGCTGGAGTTCAACGCCAGGGCCGGCTATATCGTGGCGATCGATGTCACCGATTCTTTTCTTACCATCGCCCTCACAGATTTGAACGCGCGGGAACTGGAGCAGGAGCAGTACATTCCTCACAGGCTTACCGGCGATGCCCTGGCGGAACTAATCAGCGAAGCGGCAGGCAATCTCCTCAATGCCGGGGCAGCGCGGGAATTGCCGGTGGTTGGCATCGGCGTATCGACCCCCGGCCTGGTGGACGCCGGCGCCGGGGTGGTACGCTACTCCCTGAAGCTCAACTGGATCGACCTGCCCCTTGGGCCGATGCTGGCCGAGCGGTTTCATTTCCCGGTATATGTGGAGAACGATACCAATGCCGCGGCCATGGGCGAGAAGTGGTTCGGGGCCGGGCGCCCCTTTGAGAATATGGTTTATGTGACGGTGGGCAGCGGCGTGGGCGCCGGGCTAATCCTCAATGGCCGGATTTTTCGCGGTTTTACCGGCAGCGCCGGCGAACTTGGTCATATGAGCATCGATAAAGGCGGGGAAAGGTGTGAGTGCGGCAATATCGGCTGCCTGGAGAACCTGGTGGCCTGGCCGGCCATCTGGGCGCGGGTGACCAAGGCGGTGAAGCGGGGCGTCCCGACGGTGATTACCGAGATAGTCGACAATATCGACCAGGTGACGCCAGAAATCCTGAATAAAGCCGCCCGGGCCGGCGATCAGCTGGCGGTCAACGCCCTGGCGGAAGCCGGGGTGAGCCTGGGTATCGGCCTGGCCAACCTGGTCAACCTCTTAAACCCCGAAGCCATTATCCTGGGTGGGGAATTAATCGGAAAGGACAGCTTCATGTTCCAGCACGTCCAGAAAACCATGGCCACCCATGGCCTGCGGGTGCCCGGTGCCGCCGTCCGTCTCATCCCCCACCAGCTGGGCGAGAAAGCCCGCTTGTTCGGCGTCGCCGGCATCGTACTCCATAACCTCCTGGCGACCAGGTTCTGGTCATCGAGCACCGGACCCAGCGCGGATCCCCATTTTTCCGGGCGACAACCGGTTATCCGGAGGAGGTGA
- a CDS encoding FAD-dependent oxidoreductase — protein MANFPNLFKPIRIGDLELANRIVHVPTDISSSHADGSVSERDILHHAEIAKGGTGFIIVGATSPDGKTGRPTVTSLVADGDNYIPGLARLAESMHRYGAKCAVQLQHPGRQAAIPRYNTMSTNDMVIKVPWSAGHEVIYANAEEKGKEARAMTVEEVLDMIELFSEAAWRVQQAGFDAVELHAAHGYLLAQFMSPYTNRRNDRFGGSLENRMRFPLAIIDQIHKKCGRDFPVLVRYSVDEWIPGGRDLEESKVVARMFEEAGVAALDLSQCITETPGAGFDPMYYQQGWTIYASEAIKKVVRIPVINSHTLRDPEYCEQILAEGKTDLVGLSRQLLADPYWPVKARQGKVQEIRKCISCLVGCWQESMLAKKEIRCAINPAVGDARYARMQKAKQSLNIAVVGGGPAGMEAARVATIRGHKVTIFEKTGELGGAILGCCLVPGKEKMKWYADWIRYQIKSLGVEVRYRTQPAVDDLRAYDVVVNATGASSYIPDLPGADGNNVVRFEEVMACPKRTCENYPGDRQMARVGEQVILWGDHFQAVDTAQFLASIGKQVTIVTPNRELGATIEPVHMYVVRKRFNQTDAEALTSKPYRYPVRVITNATLLEIRADAAIIMDREFNRITLPADTVVLCQVKPNTELFNELLAAGLKVVNVGDAVKARNLKAAVSEGANFGLLIDGDTPFNTNGAIMDAIPLDVQVELNR, from the coding sequence ATGGCCAATTTTCCCAACCTGTTCAAACCCATTCGCATCGGTGACCTGGAGCTAGCCAACCGCATTGTCCATGTGCCCACCGACATCAGTTCCTCCCACGCCGACGGTTCGGTGAGCGAGCGGGATATCCTCCATCACGCTGAAATCGCCAAAGGCGGCACCGGCTTTATCATCGTCGGCGCCACCAGCCCGGACGGTAAAACCGGCCGGCCGACGGTGACCTCCCTGGTCGCTGACGGCGACAACTACATCCCCGGCCTGGCCCGCCTGGCGGAATCCATGCACCGCTATGGGGCCAAATGCGCCGTCCAGCTGCAACACCCCGGCCGCCAGGCCGCCATCCCGCGTTACAACACCATGTCCACCAATGATATGGTCATCAAGGTTCCCTGGTCGGCAGGCCACGAGGTAATTTACGCCAATGCCGAGGAAAAGGGCAAAGAGGCGCGGGCCATGACGGTAGAAGAGGTCCTGGATATGATCGAACTCTTCTCCGAGGCCGCCTGGCGGGTGCAGCAAGCCGGCTTTGACGCCGTGGAACTCCATGCCGCCCACGGTTACCTGCTGGCCCAGTTCATGAGCCCTTACACCAACCGCCGCAACGACCGCTTCGGCGGCTCCCTGGAGAACCGGATGCGCTTTCCCCTGGCCATCATCGACCAGATACATAAAAAATGCGGCCGCGACTTCCCTGTCCTCGTCCGTTACTCGGTGGACGAGTGGATCCCCGGTGGCCGCGACCTGGAAGAGAGCAAAGTGGTGGCCCGCATGTTCGAGGAAGCCGGGGTGGCCGCCCTGGACTTGAGCCAGTGCATCACCGAAACCCCGGGCGCCGGCTTCGACCCCATGTACTATCAGCAGGGTTGGACCATTTACGCCTCCGAGGCCATTAAAAAAGTCGTTCGCATCCCGGTTATCAACAGCCACACCCTGCGCGATCCCGAATACTGCGAGCAGATCCTGGCCGAAGGCAAAACCGACCTGGTCGGCCTTTCCCGCCAGCTCCTCGCCGATCCCTACTGGCCGGTTAAAGCCCGCCAGGGCAAGGTGCAGGAGATCCGCAAATGCATCTCCTGCCTGGTAGGTTGCTGGCAGGAATCCATGCTGGCCAAGAAGGAGATCCGCTGCGCCATCAACCCGGCGGTGGGCGACGCCCGCTACGCCCGCATGCAAAAAGCGAAACAGAGCCTGAACATCGCCGTCGTGGGCGGTGGCCCGGCCGGTATGGAAGCCGCGCGGGTAGCCACCATTCGCGGCCACAAGGTGACCATTTTCGAAAAGACCGGCGAGCTAGGTGGGGCTATTCTGGGTTGCTGCCTGGTGCCGGGCAAAGAAAAGATGAAGTGGTACGCCGACTGGATTCGCTACCAGATTAAATCCCTGGGGGTGGAGGTCCGCTACCGCACCCAGCCGGCGGTGGACGACCTGCGCGCTTACGATGTCGTCGTCAACGCCACCGGCGCCAGTTCCTATATCCCCGACCTGCCCGGAGCAGACGGCAACAATGTCGTCCGGTTTGAAGAAGTCATGGCCTGCCCGAAACGGACCTGCGAGAACTACCCGGGTGACCGGCAGATGGCCCGCGTCGGCGAGCAGGTAATCCTGTGGGGCGACCACTTCCAGGCCGTCGACACGGCGCAGTTCCTGGCTTCCATCGGCAAGCAGGTGACGATCGTAACACCGAACCGGGAGCTGGGGGCCACCATTGAGCCGGTACACATGTACGTGGTACGCAAGCGCTTTAACCAGACCGATGCCGAAGCATTAACCTCCAAGCCGTACCGGTACCCGGTCCGGGTGATCACCAATGCCACGCTCCTGGAAATTCGCGCAGATGCAGCCATCATCATGGACCGGGAATTCAACCGCATCACCCTGCCCGCCGATACGGTCGTCCTGTGCCAGGTAAAACCGAACACCGAACTGTTCAACGAACTGCTGGCGGCTGGCCTTAAAGTGGTCAACGTCGGCGACGCTGTCAAGGCGCGTAACCTGAAGGCGGCCGTAAGCGAGGGCGCCAATTTCGGGCTCCTCATCGACGGCGACACCCCCTTCAACACCAACGGCGCTATCATGGACGCTATCCCCCTGGACGTCCAGGTGGAACTCAACCGGTAA
- a CDS encoding substrate-binding domain-containing protein: MFGKRSNKARLTRGLFLILALILAVSLSLAGCGGSKGTAPDASKTGQAGQAEKTAKKSGFNIALLDGTNGNAWRIQMEQNMQQVADKLKSQGIISNYSVYVANNDATTQAQQMDQLINSGVDAILINPVSATALAPVIDKAVSKGILVMAIDQHISHPKVISVTTDQYEWARIQAEWLAKQLNGKGDILQFDAIAGAPANEVRHQAFADVLAKYPGIKVLKQVNMDWDEGKAKQLMTSLLSTYPNFDAILCQDGAAVGIINALQEANHPLPKAITSDEWIAYLRLWYDINQKNPNNPLNAIIVENPPGIGADGLMIAVNLLQGKKLKDGVLTSDPMDKANKNAIMIKPTLIITNENLKEWYEKTKDKPDTYYIDSVLSPEEIDKLFQ, translated from the coding sequence ATGTTTGGCAAGCGCAGCAATAAAGCCAGGCTAACCAGGGGTTTGTTCCTCATCCTGGCGCTGATCCTGGCAGTATCTTTATCCCTGGCCGGGTGCGGCGGCAGCAAAGGTACGGCCCCGGATGCCAGTAAAACCGGTCAGGCCGGTCAGGCGGAAAAAACAGCCAAGAAATCCGGCTTCAACATCGCCCTGCTCGACGGCACCAACGGCAACGCCTGGCGCATCCAGATGGAGCAGAACATGCAGCAGGTGGCCGACAAACTGAAGTCCCAGGGGATAATCAGCAACTACTCCGTTTATGTAGCCAACAACGACGCTACCACCCAGGCCCAGCAGATGGACCAGCTGATTAATTCCGGCGTGGACGCCATCCTGATCAACCCGGTGTCGGCCACGGCCCTGGCCCCGGTCATCGACAAAGCGGTGAGCAAAGGCATCCTCGTCATGGCCATTGACCAGCACATCAGCCATCCCAAGGTCATCAGCGTAACTACCGACCAGTACGAATGGGCCCGCATCCAGGCCGAATGGCTGGCCAAGCAGTTGAACGGCAAAGGCGACATCCTGCAGTTCGACGCCATTGCCGGCGCGCCGGCCAACGAAGTCCGGCACCAGGCCTTCGCCGATGTCCTGGCCAAATACCCCGGCATCAAGGTCTTGAAGCAGGTCAACATGGACTGGGACGAGGGTAAGGCCAAGCAGCTGATGACCAGCCTGCTTTCTACCTACCCGAATTTCGACGCCATCTTATGCCAGGACGGCGCCGCGGTGGGGATCATTAACGCCCTCCAGGAAGCCAACCACCCGCTGCCCAAAGCTATCACCAGCGACGAATGGATCGCGTACCTGCGCCTGTGGTATGACATCAACCAGAAGAACCCCAACAATCCCCTGAACGCCATAATCGTGGAGAATCCTCCCGGTATCGGCGCCGATGGCCTGATGATCGCCGTCAACCTGCTCCAGGGCAAGAAACTGAAGGATGGCGTCCTGACCTCCGATCCCATGGACAAGGCCAACAAGAACGCCATTATGATCAAACCCACCCTGATCATAACCAACGAGAACCTCAAGGAATGGTACGAGAAGACCAAAGATAAGCCTGACACCTATTATATTGACAGCGTCCTGTCGCCAGAGGAGATCGATAAATTGTTCCAGTAG
- a CDS encoding sugar ABC transporter ATP-binding protein yields the protein MLQAQHISKHFGGVTALKDASLSLAPGEIRALLGANGSGKSTLVKVLGGLVAPDSGTIFLDGKPLAINSPSDARSHGIAVAYQDLSLVPRLSVAENILLGREPCRRPGFVDTRKVRSRAAELLARLQVDASPDDLAGDLEPAAQSLVEVAKALAWEPRILILDEVTASLHHDQVQHLFALLRAMSQKGLAILFVSHRFDEVFSLCQTAVVLRGGESVASVQLDQVDEADVVYHMTGTRPEKYQAVTAGAQSEAEREVVLAVTNLQVPPRVRGVTLTARAGEIIGLAGLQGQGQAEFLRAIYGQIPFGGGRVEYGGAAVAFASPREAVRRGIGFISGDREREGILPVRSVTENLFLARLAKKRLVTILNPRLLQDEARRQIKQLRIVAGSAGHPASSLSGGNQQKLIIGRWLAVQPRLLLLDDPTKGVDVSARREIHDLLRQMAAAGTAVLISSSDNEELLAIAERIYVFYEGEIIAILQGSEKTEEALVAAMLGMKQTRPKEGA from the coding sequence TTGTTACAAGCGCAGCATATCAGCAAGCATTTCGGCGGTGTGACCGCCCTGAAGGATGCGTCCCTGAGCCTGGCGCCCGGAGAAATCCGGGCGCTGCTCGGGGCCAATGGTTCGGGGAAAAGCACCCTGGTCAAGGTCCTGGGCGGCCTGGTGGCACCGGACAGTGGTACTATCTTCCTGGACGGCAAGCCCCTGGCCATCAATTCCCCCAGTGACGCCCGCAGCCACGGCATTGCCGTCGCCTACCAGGACCTGAGTCTGGTGCCCCGCCTTTCCGTGGCGGAAAACATCCTCCTCGGCCGGGAGCCCTGCCGGCGTCCGGGCTTCGTGGACACCAGGAAGGTCCGGTCGCGGGCGGCGGAATTACTGGCCCGCCTGCAGGTTGACGCCAGCCCCGACGACCTGGCCGGCGACCTGGAACCGGCGGCCCAGAGCCTGGTGGAAGTCGCCAAAGCCCTGGCCTGGGAACCCCGCATCCTCATCCTGGATGAAGTGACGGCCTCCCTGCATCATGATCAGGTGCAGCATCTATTTGCCCTCCTCCGGGCGATGAGCCAGAAAGGGCTGGCCATTCTCTTCGTCTCCCACCGCTTTGATGAAGTGTTCTCCCTGTGCCAGACGGCCGTGGTCCTGCGCGGCGGGGAAAGCGTGGCTTCCGTGCAGCTGGACCAGGTGGACGAGGCGGACGTAGTCTACCACATGACCGGTACCAGGCCAGAAAAATACCAGGCCGTAACCGCCGGGGCGCAAAGCGAGGCTGAGCGGGAGGTAGTCCTTGCTGTTACCAACCTCCAGGTCCCGCCGCGGGTGCGGGGCGTCACCTTGACGGCCCGGGCCGGCGAGATCATCGGCCTGGCCGGCCTGCAGGGCCAGGGCCAGGCGGAATTCCTGCGCGCCATTTACGGCCAGATCCCCTTTGGCGGCGGCCGGGTGGAATACGGCGGCGCCGCTGTGGCCTTTGCCTCACCGCGGGAGGCGGTGCGCCGGGGTATCGGCTTTATCTCCGGTGACCGGGAACGGGAAGGTATCCTGCCGGTGCGTTCCGTCACCGAGAACCTGTTCCTGGCGCGGCTGGCTAAGAAACGCCTGGTTACTATCCTCAACCCGCGCTTGTTACAGGATGAAGCCCGCCGGCAGATCAAGCAGCTGCGCATTGTCGCCGGCAGCGCCGGCCACCCGGCCAGCAGCCTCAGCGGCGGCAACCAGCAGAAGCTGATCATTGGCCGCTGGCTGGCCGTACAGCCGCGGCTCCTTTTACTCGACGATCCTACCAAAGGCGTCGATGTCAGCGCCCGCCGGGAGATCCACGACCTGCTGCGCCAGATGGCCGCGGCCGGGACGGCGGTGCTCATCTCCTCCAGCGATAACGAAGAACTCCTGGCCATCGCCGAGCGGATTTACGTCTTTTACGAGGGCGAAATAATTGCCATCCTCCAGGGAAGCGAAAAAACGGAAGAAGCTCTGGTAGCGGCTATGCTCGGCATGAAACAAACCCGGCCAAAGGAGGGGGCATAA
- a CDS encoding ABC transporter permease gives MMRLWRRLRSSPAASGYLLLLLGIIVNILVQGPDFFTSYNFNSLLAVNAPLVLAAIAQTVVVLTGGIDLSIGSNMTLVNTVAIALANQGHWPVGASWAVALVAATLVGVGNGLMVAYLRIPPLLATFASMSVVGGIALWVWPKPGGMVPPEIYTAYGAPFLGVPVAGWIIIAVALLWLVVSRLRVGTYLRAVGGRERSAYASGINTAAVKFFAYTFCGFITGVAGLCLTALTASGDPKIGLLFGLNSIAAVILGGSSLAGGWGSVGGSIAGALFLGLINNIVFFLFRNFVSQIQSLTSVASFYQQLLANLIVIFGLASAALTQRGEAGSGPGRRRRGGTQHV, from the coding sequence ATGATGCGGTTGTGGCGCCGGCTGCGCTCATCCCCGGCGGCGTCGGGCTACCTGCTTTTGCTCCTGGGTATCATAGTTAATATCCTGGTACAGGGGCCCGATTTTTTCACCAGTTACAATTTCAATTCTCTCCTGGCGGTGAATGCCCCCCTGGTGCTGGCGGCCATTGCCCAGACAGTGGTGGTATTAACCGGGGGTATTGACCTTTCTATTGGCAGCAATATGACCCTGGTTAATACTGTGGCCATCGCCCTGGCCAACCAGGGACACTGGCCGGTAGGGGCGAGCTGGGCCGTCGCCCTGGTGGCCGCTACCCTGGTAGGGGTGGGTAACGGCCTGATGGTGGCCTATCTCCGCATACCGCCCCTCCTGGCCACCTTTGCCTCCATGTCCGTTGTCGGCGGCATCGCCCTGTGGGTATGGCCCAAACCAGGCGGGATGGTTCCCCCGGAAATTTATACCGCCTACGGCGCCCCCTTCCTGGGGGTCCCTGTGGCCGGCTGGATTATCATCGCCGTAGCGCTGCTGTGGCTGGTGGTCTCCCGCCTGCGGGTGGGTACCTACCTCCGCGCCGTTGGCGGCCGTGAGCGTAGCGCCTATGCCTCGGGTATCAACACGGCCGCAGTAAAGTTCTTCGCCTACACCTTCTGCGGGTTCATTACCGGTGTGGCCGGCCTGTGCCTGACGGCCCTGACCGCCTCCGGCGACCCCAAGATCGGCCTTCTCTTCGGCCTCAACTCCATTGCCGCCGTAATCCTGGGTGGCAGCAGCCTGGCCGGGGGTTGGGGCAGCGTCGGCGGTTCCATAGCCGGGGCGCTGTTCCTGGGACTCATTAACAATATCGTCTTCTTCCTGTTCCGCAACTTTGTCAGCCAGATCCAGAGCCTGACGAGCGTGGCCTCTTTCTACCAGCAACTCCTGGCCAACTTGATTGTGATCTTCGGCCTGGCCAGCGCCGCGCTGACGCAGCGGGGCGAGGCCGGTAGCGGCCCGGGCCGGCGCCGCCGGGGAGGGACGCAGCATGTCTAA
- a CDS encoding ABC transporter permease yields the protein MSKINLNWRHNQIFMAGLIAVALFIVGGLVNASFLSPTNIGSILSMAVLLGFAAAGQTLVVIAGGEGIDLSVGAVMSLGAVLAAQTMAGQNSNIVPALLLVILSGATIGLFNAAGILYARVPPLVMTMAMANVVTTIQLIYTHGSPVGMPAPIIAFIGSRRLFPFLPWLVVLGFIILFLMQFILRRTVYGQQLYAIGSNYNAAYLAGVRAGTVKGIAYILSGILSSLAGFWLIAYNNFVFVNMGAAYVLPSVAAVVIGGTSLAGGEGSYTGTLIGSVILTALASLLVVLHTDEAGRQIINGLVLILLLALYTRQPAIRQ from the coding sequence ATGTCTAAAATCAACCTCAATTGGCGGCACAACCAGATTTTCATGGCCGGCCTCATCGCCGTCGCCCTCTTTATCGTCGGCGGCCTGGTCAACGCCAGTTTCTTATCGCCGACCAATATCGGCAGCATCCTCTCCATGGCCGTCCTGCTAGGGTTCGCCGCCGCCGGCCAGACCCTGGTGGTCATCGCCGGCGGGGAAGGGATCGACCTCTCCGTGGGGGCGGTCATGTCCCTGGGAGCAGTGCTGGCCGCCCAGACCATGGCCGGCCAGAACAGCAATATTGTCCCGGCCCTGCTGCTGGTGATCCTTTCCGGGGCGACCATCGGCCTGTTCAACGCCGCCGGTATCCTCTACGCCCGGGTACCACCCCTGGTAATGACCATGGCCATGGCCAACGTCGTGACCACCATCCAGCTCATCTACACCCACGGCTCGCCGGTGGGCATGCCGGCGCCCATCATCGCTTTCATCGGCTCGCGCCGGTTGTTTCCCTTCCTGCCCTGGCTGGTGGTGCTGGGCTTCATCATATTATTCCTGATGCAGTTTATCCTGCGCCGGACCGTCTACGGGCAGCAGCTCTATGCCATCGGCAGCAACTACAACGCCGCTTACCTGGCCGGGGTGCGGGCCGGTACGGTCAAGGGTATTGCCTATATCCTGAGCGGGATTTTGAGCAGCCTGGCCGGCTTCTGGCTCATTGCCTACAACAACTTCGTCTTCGTCAACATGGGCGCCGCCTACGTGTTGCCCTCGGTAGCGGCAGTGGTCATCGGCGGCACCTCCCTGGCCGGGGGTGAAGGCTCCTACACCGGCACTCTGATCGGTTCGGTCATCCTTACCGCCCTGGCCAGCCTCCTGGTGGTACTGCACACCGATGAAGCCGGGCGGCAGATCATCAACGGCCTGGTCCTGATCCTGCTCCTCGCCCTGTATACCCGGCAACCGGCCATCCGGCAGTAG
- a CDS encoding Gfo/Idh/MocA family protein, translated as MSKGEVIRIGIAGAGFIGAIHAAGYAHNPRARLTAVADIRPEKAGALAAQYGLKSYPTLDAMLAAEKLDAIDICLPSSCHREAVVKAAAAGLHILVEKPFAITLEDIDAMIAAVEAGGVRLMVAHVCRFMPEYMVAKSLLAEGKLGRPLFFGAWRESATPGWSWNNWLLDRRQSGGTIMDLQIHDIDLSNWLLGEPVSFYMQEVMAPGRPGPAHVVSNLIYTNGAMASLEAGHLMPPSYPFTTGYRLVGEEGAVEFMSPRAGEKQVLVYRGDEVTTIDGNRLPAVLAGDPYAEELAHFVDCLLTGAPFRVTPMEARLAVATVLKLVASFTRGNLDAPATVTGER; from the coding sequence GTGAGCAAAGGTGAAGTTATCCGTATCGGCATCGCCGGCGCCGGGTTTATCGGCGCCATCCACGCCGCCGGCTATGCCCATAATCCCCGCGCGCGGTTAACGGCAGTGGCGGATATCCGGCCGGAAAAAGCCGGCGCCCTGGCAGCGCAATACGGTCTCAAATCTTACCCCACCCTGGATGCGATGCTGGCCGCGGAAAAGCTGGACGCCATCGATATCTGCCTGCCGTCCTCCTGCCACCGCGAAGCTGTGGTTAAAGCTGCCGCCGCCGGGTTGCACATCCTGGTGGAAAAACCTTTTGCCATTACCCTGGAAGATATCGACGCCATGATCGCGGCGGTCGAGGCCGGTGGCGTGCGCTTGATGGTAGCCCACGTATGCCGGTTCATGCCCGAATACATGGTGGCCAAGTCCCTCCTGGCGGAAGGAAAACTGGGGCGGCCCCTTTTCTTTGGCGCCTGGCGGGAATCCGCCACCCCCGGCTGGAGCTGGAACAACTGGCTCCTGGACCGCCGGCAGAGCGGGGGCACCATTATGGACCTGCAGATCCACGACATTGACCTCAGCAACTGGCTGCTGGGAGAGCCGGTATCTTTTTACATGCAGGAAGTCATGGCCCCCGGGCGGCCGGGACCGGCCCATGTAGTTTCTAACCTCATTTATACTAATGGCGCTATGGCCAGCCTGGAAGCCGGTCACCTGATGCCGCCCTCCTACCCCTTTACCACCGGCTACCGCCTGGTAGGTGAGGAGGGCGCCGTAGAGTTCATGAGCCCCCGCGCGGGCGAAAAGCAGGTCCTGGTTTACAGGGGTGATGAAGTGACGACCATAGACGGCAACCGCCTGCCGGCTGTCCTGGCCGGCGACCCTTACGCCGAGGAGCTGGCCCATTTCGTCGACTGCCTCCTTACCGGGGCTCCCTTCCGGGTCACCCCGATGGAGGCGCGCCTGGCGGTGGCAACCGTCCTGAAACTGGTCGCGTCATTTACCCGGGGCAACCTGGACGCCCCGGCTACCGTCACCGGCGAACGGTAA